The bacterium sequence AGCGTATAACCGCCTTGGCGAGAAATTTGACCGCGGGGAAACTTTCTCCGGTGTTGATTATGACACTAGCTTGCAAGCAGTTGATGAGCTTAAGGCAATCTGCCCAGAGGGTATGAGTTTGACACAGTTTGCCTTGCGCTGGATTTTGATGTTTGCCCCTGTGACCTGTGCCATCCCCGGCGCGAAGCGCCCCTCGCAGGCCGAGGAGAACTTCGCCGCTTCAGACCTGCCTCCTCTCACTGATGAAACTATGGCTCAGGTACGCTCCATCTATGACCGCCACATCCGTGAGCTTGTTCAGCATTACTGGTAAACCGGGCCTGTCATATTCATAGTCCAAAGGTTGACATAGTGATATCGTGAACGTTCGCTTTGGCGCGAATTAACTCTTCTGCTTTGTCGCTAATGGGATCGAGTTTATGGTCATCGTGACTGCAGGCGATAGTCATTCTTAGTTGGTCGGCGTCGTTGTAGTAGAGTTCGACGAATTCGCCGCCTTTGACATCTCCCAGCATTTTGGATTGAGTTGTCAGGTGGATAGCACCGCGGATATTTAGGTGGATGTCGAATACGTCGGAATAGAAATAGGCCACTTTATTGTAGGGTTTGCTATCACCGGCCATAATCGCGCCCGCTTGCCGTCCTTGCCATTTAGCATTTTGGTTATGCTCGACATGCCACTTTGTTCCCATGGCGATGTCGTTGAAGTAAGTAATATCACCCGCCGCCCATATGTTCGGGTCGGAAGTGCGTAGATACTCATCGACGATTACTTCGCCCCGTTCGGTCATCTCAAGCCCTGATGCTTTGGCAAGTTCATTATTGAGAACAACCCCAATTCCCGCCACAACAAAGTCCGCCGGAATTTTCGTTCCTTTATCAGTAACAACCTCGCTAACGCTGACATTGCCCAAGAACGAGGTCACCTGCTGCCCTAGAAGGAATTTAATCCCTTTGCTCTCATAATATTCCTGCATAAAGCGGCTGAATAGGGGACTGCCAGCCCTTTTGAGAGGTCGTTC is a genomic window containing:
- a CDS encoding NAD(P)/FAD-dependent oxidoreductase is translated as ERPLKRAGSPLFSRFMQEYYESKGIKFLLGQQVTSFLGNVSVSEVVTDKGTKIPADFVVAGIGVVLNNELAKASGLEMTERGEVIVDEYLRTSDPNIWAAGDITYFNDIAMGTKWHVEHNQNAKWQGRQAGAIMAGDSKPYNKVAYFYSDVFDIHLNIRGAIHLTTQSKMLGDVKGGEFVELYYNDADQLRMTIACSHDDHKLDPISDKAEELIRAKANVHDITMSTFGL